The following proteins are encoded in a genomic region of Vulpes vulpes isolate BD-2025 chromosome X, VulVul3, whole genome shotgun sequence:
- the LOC112925667 gene encoding nuclear RNA export factor 2-like, translating into MWTLPVKALEVSTSRFDIQNAMSERQQQQKYVLPYEKYKKYRSEEYNDGGSSPQGRKKVWSSFQGNFDKRNSHYERGGYEPQPSHLQEDNESVSMGDVQEDPQVRHTPYNTQRNKRRVKWHNEGHIHITVWRDRKNLKREVEENTQDGISGSWFKITIPYGRKYDKAWLMNLIQRHCSVPFVPVDFHYIKNQARFFVQDVCTASALKDVSYKIFDKENRKISIYVNPSSVPYSVRYTLEPEEMEQLKLTMNKRYDVSQQALDLQSLRFDPDLVGHDIDIILNRRNCMAATLQIIEENFPELLSLNLSNNKLYGLDGLSDIIEKAPRVKILNLSKNELNLVWELNKMKGLNLEELWLEGNPLCDTFPDKPTYISAIRDCFPKLLRLDGQYLTPPDIIDTDMPYSIQPSKESYKGSEELKNLVLQFLQQYYLIYDSGNRQGLLGAYHDEACFSLAIPFNPKDPVPSNLCEYFKENRNMKNLKDFSLCVQLLKHTKYDILCSLYMLPKTQHDLSSFMVDMWFQTEKMLCFSVSGVFKEVEGKSQGSVRAFTRTFIATPVSDSTLCIVNDELFVRDATPDETQSVFSKQEPTLTSSSMVTLSQEQQEMVQAFSTQSGMKLEWSQKCLQENEWNYTRAGQIFTVFKNESKIPEEAFKQVT; encoded by the exons AATACAATGATGGTGGTAGCTCAcctcaaggaagaaagaaagtttgGAGTTCTTTCCAAGGTAATTTTGACAAGAGGAATTCTCATTATGAACGTGGTGGATATGAGCCGCAGCCTTCACACCTCCAGGAGGATAATGAAAGTGTGTCGATGGGGGATGTCCAGGAGGACCCCCAAGTAAGACA CACTCCTTATAACACCCAACGCAACAAGAGGAGAGTGAAATGGCATAATGAAGGCCATATCCATATTACTGTGTGGAGAGATAGAAAAAATCTGAAGAGAGAAGTGGAAGAGAACACACAAGATGGAATCTCAGGGAGCTGGTTCAAGATCACC ATTCCCTATGGGAGAAAGTATGACAAGGCATGGCTAATGAATTTAATCCAGAGACACTGCAGTGTCCCCTTTGTTCCAGTGGAT TTCCACTACATTAAAAACCAGGCCCGGTTCTTTGTCCAGGATGTTTGCACTGCCTCTGCATTGAAGGATGTGAGCTACAAGATTTTTGACAAGGAGAACCGGAAG ATATCTATCTATGTCAATCCCTCAAGTGTACCCTACTCTGTGCGGTACACGTTGGAGCCAGAAGAAATGGAACAGCTAAAG CTGACCATGAACAAACGCTATGATGTCTCCCAGCAAGCTCTTGATCTCCAGAGTCTCCGCTTTGACCCAG ATTTGGTGGGCCATGATATTGATATAATCCTGAATCGAAGAAACTGCATGGCTGCCACCCTACAGATCATTGAAGAGAATTTCCCTGAG CTATTGTCTTTGAACTTGAGCAACAACAAACTGTATGGGCTGGATGGCCTGTCTGACATTATAGAGAAGGCCCCCAGAGTCAAGATTCTGAACCTCTCCAAAAATGAG CTGAATTTGGTGTGGGAGTTAAACAAGATGAAAGGGCTGAATCTTGAAGAGCTTTGGCTAGAAGGAAACCCCTTGTGTGACACCTTTCCAGACAAGCCCACCTACATAAG TGCCATCAGGGATTGTTTTCCCAAGCTGTTACGCCTG gatGGCCAGTACTTAACCCCACCAGATATCATTGATACTGACATGCCATATTCAATACAGCCCTCCAAG GAAAGCTACAAAGGATCTGAGGAACTGAAAAATCTAGTCTTGCAATTCCTGCAGCA GTACTACTTGATCTATGACTCTGGAAACCGTCAGGGTCTCCTCGGTGCCTACCAtgatgaggcctgcttctccctggccaTTCCCTTCAACCCCAAAGACCCAGTGCC aAGCAACTTGTGCGAGTACTTCAAGGAAAACAGGAATATGAAGAATCTCAAGGACTTCT CCCTATGTGTTCAGCTGCTGAAGCATACAAAATATGACATCCTGTGCTCCCTCTATATGCTTCCCAAAACACAGCATGACCTCAGCTCCTTCATGGTGGACATGTGGTTCCAGACG GAGAAGATGCTCTGCTTCTCTGTCAGTGGGGTGTTCAAGGAAG TGGAAGGAAAGTCTCAGGGTTCCGTTCGTGCCTTCACCCGGACCTTCATCGCTACCCCTGTCAGTGATTCCAC TCTGTGCATCGTGAATGATGAGCTGTTTGTGAGAGATGCCACCCCCGATGAGACTCAGAGTGTGTTTTCCAAACAAGAGCCTACACTGACCTCCAGCTCCATGGTCACCCTCTCCCAGGAGCAGCAGGAAATGGTACAGGCTTTCTCCACTCAATCTGGGATGAAACTCGAGTGGTCTCAGAA GTGCCTACAGGAAAATGAGTGGAACTACACCAGAGCTGGTCAGATCTTCACTGTGTTCAAG AATGAGAGCAAGATCCCGGAGGAGGCCTTCAAACAAGTCACCTAA